A single region of the Ornithorhynchus anatinus isolate Pmale09 chromosome 6, mOrnAna1.pri.v4, whole genome shotgun sequence genome encodes:
- the MAGT1 gene encoding magnesium transporter protein 1, with translation MAAVRGLLGGLVALLLLLLGAAPSEAQRKKEMVLSEKVSQLMEWTNKRAVIRMNGDKFRRLVKAPPRNYSVIVMFTALQPHRQCVVCKQADEEYQILAHSWRFSSAFTNKIFFAMVDFDEGSDVFQLLNMNSAPTFINFPAKGKPKRGDTYELQVRGFAAEQLARWIADRTDVNIRVIRPPNYAGPLMLGILLIVIGGLVYLRRSNLDFLANKNGWAFLALCFVFVMTSGQMWNHIRGPPYAHKNPHTGQVNYIHGSSQAQFVVETHIVLLFNVGVTLGMIFLHEAATSAMDIGKRKIMGVVGIGLVVIFFSWLLSVFRSKYHGYPYSFLMS, from the exons ATGGTGTTGTCTGAAAAAGTTAGCCAGCTCATGGAATGGACCAACAAAAGGGCTGTAATTCGAATGAACGGAGACAAATTTCGCCGCCTCGTTAAGGCCCCGCCGAGGAACTACTCCGTCATCGTGATGTTCACGGCTCTTCAGCCTCACAGACAATGTGTCGTGTGCAA ACAGGCAGATGAGGAGTACCAGATTTTAGCCCactcctggagattttccagCGCGTTTACCAACAAGATCTTTTTCGCCATGGTGGATTTCGACGAAGGGTCGGATGTATTTCAGCTG CTAAACATGAATTCAGCCCCGACGTTCATCAACTTCCCAGCTAAAGGGAAACCCAAGCGAGGGGACACCTACGAGCTGCAGGTGCGGGGCTTTGCCGCGGAGCAGCTGGCCCGCTGGATAGCCGACCGGACGGACGTCAAC ATCAGAGTAATTAGGCCTCCAAATTACGCCGGTCCCCTCATGTTGGGAATCCTTTTGATTGTCATCGGCGGGCTCGTGTATCTTCGGAGAAGCAATCTGGATTTTCTCGCTAACAAAAATGGATGGGCCTTTTTAGCCTTG TGCTTTGTGTTCGTAATGACATCCGGCCAAATGTGGAATCATATAAGAGGACCTCCGTATGCTCATAAGAATCCCCATACAGGACAAGTG AATTATATCCATGGAAGCAGCCAAGCCCAGTTTGTAGTTGAGACGCACATTGTTCTGCTGTTCA ATGTCGGTGTTACTTTAGGGATGATATTTCTGCACGAAGCGGCTACATCTGCTATGGACATAGGAAAACGAAAGA TAATGGGCGTGGTTGGTATCGGGCTCGTAGTCATATTCTTCAGTTGGTTGCTCTCTGTCTTCAGATCTAAGTACCACGGCTATCCATACAG CTTTCTAATGAGTTAA